The Desulfovibrio sp. genome window below encodes:
- a CDS encoding FAD-dependent oxidoreductase — protein MATYDYDLGVIGGGAAGLTAVAGGARLGAKVLLIEKGPALGGDCLHYGCVPSKTLIASANLRHRMLTSSRWGLPDMELPPVDFSKIKARIRQVIEHIQLHDSPERFCSLGAKVEFGSPEFVDEHAVSLNGKTVSADRWIVATGSSPAIPDIPGLRHTPHLTNKSLFSLDELPESLLILGGGAMAVEMAQAFQRLGSSVTMVQRSDQLLSGEDPDMAALVRQRLEAEGVTVITGAKARFASVSYGLRHVGYSLASGEEAVASAKFLLVAMGRSPNVAGLKLEKAGVAYTEKGIPTDSRLRTTADNIFAAGDILGKWLFTHAAGYEGGVALTNAVARLPRKTDYTLMPKATYCEPELATVGLTEAAAAKAGIAVTPHVQRFEDNDRAQADGTPEGLIKMLVDGKEKVVGVQILGSRAGDLLCEWIAALAGGVKLSALAQAVHPYPTLGEISKRVAGEFLAPKIFDGVAPKILKLVFGLKGRACG, from the coding sequence ATGGCGACGTATGATTATGATCTGGGAGTGATTGGAGGGGGAGCGGCGGGTCTTACGGCCGTGGCTGGCGGGGCGCGCCTTGGTGCCAAGGTACTCCTTATTGAAAAGGGGCCGGCACTTGGCGGGGATTGCCTGCACTACGGCTGCGTGCCTTCCAAAACGCTCATCGCCTCGGCCAACCTGCGCCATCGCATGCTCACGTCTTCGCGCTGGGGCCTGCCGGACATGGAGTTGCCGCCTGTTGATTTCAGTAAGATAAAGGCCAGAATCCGCCAGGTCATCGAACATATCCAGCTCCACGATTCACCGGAACGTTTTTGCTCGCTTGGTGCCAAGGTGGAATTCGGCTCGCCCGAGTTCGTGGACGAGCATGCGGTGAGCCTGAACGGAAAGACAGTCTCGGCCGACCGCTGGATCGTGGCCACGGGGTCCTCGCCTGCCATCCCCGACATTCCGGGCTTGCGCCATACCCCGCACCTTACCAACAAGAGCCTGTTCTCCTTGGACGAACTTCCCGAATCCCTGCTGATCCTTGGCGGTGGGGCCATGGCCGTGGAAATGGCCCAGGCATTCCAGCGCCTGGGCAGCTCCGTGACCATGGTGCAGCGTTCCGATCAGCTCCTCTCCGGCGAGGACCCGGATATGGCTGCATTGGTGCGCCAGCGCCTGGAAGCCGAAGGGGTCACGGTGATTACCGGGGCCAAAGCCAGATTCGCCAGCGTGTCCTACGGGCTCAGGCACGTGGGCTATTCTCTGGCTTCCGGGGAAGAGGCTGTCGCTTCGGCAAAATTTCTTTTGGTGGCCATGGGCCGAAGCCCCAACGTTGCCGGGCTCAAGCTGGAAAAGGCAGGCGTGGCCTATACTGAAAAGGGGATTCCCACTGACTCCAGGCTGCGCACCACTGCTGACAACATTTTCGCGGCAGGAGACATCTTGGGCAAATGGCTCTTCACCCACGCGGCCGGATACGAGGGCGGTGTGGCCCTGACCAACGCGGTGGCCAGGCTCCCACGAAAGACGGATTACACCCTGATGCCCAAGGCAACCTACTGCGAACCGGAACTTGCCACCGTGGGGCTGACCGAGGCTGCCGCAGCCAAGGCTGGCATCGCGGTTACACCGCATGTCCAGCGTTTCGAAGACAACGACCGGGCCCAGGCGGACGGCACGCCTGAAGGTCTCATCAAGATGCTGGTTGACGGTAAGGAAAAGGTGGTTGGCGTCCAGATCCTTGGATCGAGGGCAGGGGACCTGCTCTGCGAATGGATAGCCGCATTGGCGGGAGGGGTGAAACTTTCGGCTCTTGCCCAGGCCGTGCACCCGTATCCGACCTTGGGAGAGATAAGCAAACGGGTGGCAGGCGAGTTCCTGGCCCCCAAGATTTTCGACGGAGTGGCCCCCAAGATACTGAAGCTGGTGTTCGGGCTGAAGGGACGGGCCTGCGGCTAA
- a CDS encoding metal-binding protein → MVQQSACQASHSFFQNRSCRYFPCHSGADTTHFNCLFCYCPLYFLEDCGGDFEMLGGIKDCSKCLKPHAFDGYERTVGRLKEELEKRREIYREDQER, encoded by the coding sequence ATGGTTCAGCAATCCGCGTGCCAGGCTTCGCACTCCTTCTTTCAGAACAGGTCCTGCAGATACTTCCCGTGCCATTCCGGAGCCGATACGACGCACTTCAACTGCCTTTTCTGTTACTGCCCGCTCTATTTCCTGGAAGACTGCGGCGGCGACTTCGAAATGCTGGGAGGCATAAAGGACTGCAGCAAGTGTTTGAAGCCGCATGCATTCGACGGATATGAACGTACCGTAGGGCGTTTGAAGGAAGAACTGGAGAAACGGCGGGAGATATACCGCGAAGATCAGGAACGCTAG
- the aprB gene encoding adenylyl-sulfate reductase subunit beta: MPTFVDPSKCDGCKGGEKTACMYICPNDLMILDPAEMKAFNQEPEACWECYSCVKICPQGAIEARPYADFAPMGGVCIPMRSADSIMWTVKFRNGNAKRFKFPIRTTPEGSIKPYDGKPEPGSLDDEKLFTETWDLAVPQVAISEKAPIADAGTEQCWLDGFCK, translated from the coding sequence ATGCCTACCTTTGTCGATCCGAGCAAATGTGACGGGTGCAAGGGCGGCGAGAAAACCGCCTGCATGTACATTTGCCCCAACGATCTGATGATCCTCGACCCGGCGGAAATGAAGGCCTTCAACCAGGAACCCGAGGCTTGCTGGGAGTGCTACTCCTGCGTCAAGATTTGCCCTCAGGGCGCCATCGAAGCCAGGCCCTATGCCGACTTCGCACCCATGGGCGGCGTTTGCATTCCCATGCGTTCCGCTGACTCCATCATGTGGACCGTCAAGTTCCGCAACGGCAACGCCAAGCGCTTCAAGTTCCCCATCCGGACCACCCCTGAAGGCTCCATCAAGCCCTATGATGGCAAGCCCGAGCCCGGTAGCCTGGATGACGAGAAGCTCTTCACCGAGACCTGGGATCTGGCAGTGCCCCAGGTGGCCATCAGCGAGAAGGCCCCCATCGCCGACGCGGGCACCGAACAGTGCTGGCTGGATGGCTTCTGCAAATAA
- a CDS encoding CoB--CoM heterodisulfide reductase iron-sulfur subunit A family protein has translation MSGNAILVVGGGFSGITAALEAAEMGYEVILVEKNPYLGGRVAQLNQYFPKLCPPSCGLEIQFQRIRNNPNVKVLTMASVTKVSGKPGDFDVTVSIKPRHVNEKCTACNDCAEAAETMVPCEFDLGLGERKVAFRPNIFSFPMRYVFEKNRCSEAEAKKIEASCKYGAIDLADQERSQTFKVGAIVEATGWKPYDMSKLENLGAGKLKNVISNMQMERLCAPNGPTGGLLLRPSDKAVPKRIAFVQCAGSRDENHLNYCSYICCMASLKQATYVRERVPEALVTIYYIDLRTPGRYQKFLEKVSADGKLSLVKGKVAELVESPSGKVLATVENVDSGIKNIEEFDLVVLATGMQPSSAGEAVAVNAPRDEEGFFIGAEGSGIIATGCAKLPLDVMRSAQAATGAALKAIQTVAGR, from the coding sequence ATGTCTGGCAACGCGATACTGGTGGTCGGGGGGGGATTCAGCGGCATCACCGCTGCCCTGGAGGCCGCCGAAATGGGCTACGAGGTCATCCTCGTGGAAAAAAATCCCTATCTTGGTGGGCGGGTGGCGCAGCTCAACCAATATTTCCCAAAGCTCTGCCCCCCATCCTGCGGACTGGAGATTCAGTTCCAGCGCATCCGCAACAATCCTAACGTGAAAGTGCTCACCATGGCTTCTGTCACCAAGGTCTCCGGCAAGCCCGGCGACTTCGACGTGACCGTTTCCATCAAGCCTCGCCACGTCAACGAGAAGTGCACTGCGTGCAACGACTGCGCCGAGGCGGCCGAAACCATGGTGCCCTGCGAGTTCGATCTGGGACTTGGCGAGCGCAAAGTGGCGTTTAGGCCCAACATCTTCTCCTTCCCCATGCGCTACGTGTTCGAGAAGAACCGTTGCTCAGAGGCTGAGGCCAAGAAGATCGAAGCCTCGTGCAAGTATGGCGCGATCGATCTGGCCGACCAGGAGCGCTCCCAGACCTTCAAGGTCGGCGCCATCGTGGAGGCCACCGGCTGGAAGCCCTACGATATGTCCAAGCTGGAGAACCTGGGCGCGGGCAAGTTAAAGAACGTCATCTCCAACATGCAGATGGAGCGGCTGTGCGCGCCCAACGGCCCCACCGGCGGGCTCCTGCTGCGCCCGTCCGACAAGGCCGTGCCCAAGCGCATCGCGTTTGTGCAGTGCGCCGGTTCGCGCGACGAGAACCACCTGAACTACTGCTCCTACATCTGCTGCATGGCCAGCCTCAAGCAGGCCACCTATGTTCGCGAGCGGGTGCCCGAGGCGCTGGTCACCATATATTACATCGACCTTCGCACCCCTGGCCGCTACCAGAAGTTCCTGGAGAAGGTTTCCGCTGACGGCAAGCTGTCGCTGGTTAAGGGCAAGGTGGCCGAACTGGTCGAATCCCCGTCCGGCAAGGTGCTGGCCACGGTGGAAAATGTCGACTCCGGCATCAAGAACATCGAGGAATTCGATCTGGTGGTCTTGGCCACCGGCATGCAGCCCTCATCGGCTGGTGAGGCAGTGGCCGTGAACGCGCCCCGTGATGAGGAAGGCTTCTTCATAGGTGCAGAGGGTTCCGGGATTATTGCCACGGGCTGCGCCAAGCTGCCCTTGGACGTGATGCGCTCGGCCCAGGCGGCCACGGGCGCCGCGCTCAAGGCCATACAAACGGTTGCGGGGAGGTAA
- the qmoC gene encoding quinone-interacting membrane-bound oxidoreductase complex subunit QmoC, producing the protein MSSPVRILPDPSFVRELQASGGESVKKCYQCATCSVACPLSPSENPYPRKEMVWAQWGLKDKLMNDIDVWLCHNCGTCSDLCPRGARPGDTLAAIRNMTYRKLVGPACIGEWMSSSKGLPILIAIPAVLFAVIWLITQGGFSIPQGEIKFGKLYPGDYTIDPLFILVFIFMGWSFYKGVMNMWNSFKSLPETFNIGQQVEKPTLVQAIIDVVRDEILTHRKWNDCGKDNTERFKGHWTLVFAFVALAIVTGVVAVSHWGSKVPGFHWLHSLGDTPMPLYSPVKLLAVAGMALGLYGLTMLTRRRLNQDSQKSGSSFYDWYLLGVVWAVFVTGTGAFVLRLAGVAGLAYPMYYLHLISVFMLFAYLPWSKLGHLVYRTTALVYARMSGRLPLSRVEDKVFEI; encoded by the coding sequence ATGTCTTCTCCGGTCCGGATCCTACCCGATCCGAGCTTTGTCAGGGAGCTGCAGGCATCTGGCGGCGAGTCCGTCAAGAAGTGCTATCAGTGCGCCACCTGCTCCGTGGCCTGCCCTCTGTCTCCGTCCGAGAACCCATATCCCCGCAAGGAGATGGTCTGGGCGCAGTGGGGCCTCAAAGACAAGCTCATGAACGACATTGACGTGTGGCTGTGCCACAACTGCGGCACCTGCTCGGACCTCTGTCCCCGCGGCGCCCGGCCTGGCGACACTCTGGCCGCCATCCGCAACATGACCTACCGCAAGCTGGTGGGCCCGGCCTGCATTGGCGAATGGATGAGCTCCTCCAAGGGCTTGCCCATCCTGATCGCCATCCCGGCCGTTCTCTTCGCCGTTATCTGGCTGATAACCCAGGGCGGTTTCAGCATTCCCCAGGGCGAGATCAAGTTCGGCAAGCTCTACCCCGGCGACTACACCATCGACCCCCTGTTCATCCTGGTATTCATTTTCATGGGATGGAGCTTCTATAAGGGTGTCATGAACATGTGGAACTCGTTCAAGAGCCTGCCGGAAACCTTCAACATCGGTCAGCAGGTGGAAAAGCCCACCCTCGTCCAGGCCATCATCGACGTGGTGCGCGACGAGATACTTACCCACCGCAAGTGGAACGACTGCGGAAAAGACAACACCGAGCGCTTCAAGGGGCACTGGACACTGGTCTTCGCCTTCGTGGCCCTGGCCATCGTCACCGGCGTCGTCGCGGTGTCCCACTGGGGCTCCAAGGTCCCTGGATTCCACTGGCTGCACTCCCTGGGCGACACCCCCATGCCGCTCTACAGCCCGGTGAAACTGCTGGCCGTGGCCGGCATGGCGCTTGGCCTCTATGGCCTGACCATGCTCACCCGCCGCCGGCTGAACCAGGACTCCCAGAAGTCCGGATCGAGCTTCTACGACTGGTATCTGCTGGGCGTGGTCTGGGCGGTGTTCGTCACCGGCACCGGCGCGTTCGTGCTGCGCCTGGCTGGCGTGGCCGGACTGGCCTACCCCATGTACTATCTGCATCTGATCAGTGTGTTTATGCTGTTCGCCTACCTGCCCTGGTCCAAGCTCGGGCACCTGGTGTATCGCACAACGGCCCTGGTGTATGCGCGCATGAGCGGAAGGCTTCCGCTTTCGCGCGTTGAAGACAAAGTTTTCGAGATCTAA
- a CDS encoding hydrogenase iron-sulfur subunit, giving the protein MAEKIGVYVCGGCGIGEAVDMDAVCTAVKNKYQPQCPVIKTHPVLCSPEGKAAIEADIAEAGLDAVCLCACSPRSKWDVFTFGDKVQVERVNLREQGVWSFDKVTGELEKAKGIDDMQLICTEYALMGVVKLTKSNIPNPEVAETCKTIMVLGGGWTGLNAANAAASLGYDVVLVEKADALGGKVANFYKTFPLSYPYTEAQETGLDKLIAQVKDNKKVTILTGTILEKFSGAPGQYKAELSNGQTLDIGSMVLATGWDPGDTKYLEPLGYGEIKNVITTAELEKMAKGGAITRPSDNKVPKSVAFLLNTSLCTTVACPADVALECDKEGDAPQDPPAQAAEAPAEGEEAGPAPFCDLESQRHLALSSELSTLVALKQANYVVEKNPEAAAYIFYDHMMVPGINERYYKAAQDKPGIMLSKADIKGVKSGSGGSVIITMANTLLGESIEIEADLVVLPTALVPTTAHSPVINLEYRQGLAFPDLGLFEGYADSNYICFPYETRRTGIYAAGAVRQPMGLALAGDDAMGAALKAIQCVSSANKGVAVHPRSGDRSYPVFNFVRCTQCKRCTEECPFGALDDDPKGTPMPNPTRCRRCGTCMGACPERVISFDNYNIDMIGSMIREMQVPPKMDVGGPRVLILACENDAYPALDMAAMRKKAWSPYVRVIPVRCLGSVNAIWVADAMSKGIDGVMLLGCKYGDDYQCHFVKGSELCNRRKENISESLNRLGVEAERVDQLQVSIDEYDTVPDLIDDFMKMITKLGPNPFKGY; this is encoded by the coding sequence ATGGCCGAGAAAATAGGCGTGTACGTCTGCGGCGGCTGCGGCATAGGCGAAGCCGTCGATATGGACGCAGTGTGCACAGCGGTGAAGAATAAGTACCAGCCGCAGTGCCCGGTCATCAAAACCCACCCCGTGCTGTGCTCTCCTGAAGGAAAGGCGGCCATCGAGGCCGACATCGCCGAGGCCGGGCTTGATGCCGTGTGCCTCTGCGCCTGCTCGCCCCGCTCCAAGTGGGACGTGTTCACCTTCGGAGACAAGGTCCAGGTGGAGAGGGTCAACCTGCGCGAGCAGGGCGTTTGGTCCTTCGACAAGGTGACCGGTGAGCTGGAAAAGGCCAAGGGCATCGACGACATGCAGCTTATCTGCACGGAATACGCCCTCATGGGTGTGGTGAAGCTCACCAAATCCAACATTCCAAACCCCGAGGTGGCCGAAACCTGCAAGACCATCATGGTTCTGGGTGGCGGCTGGACCGGCTTGAACGCGGCCAATGCCGCAGCCTCCCTGGGCTACGACGTGGTCCTGGTGGAAAAGGCCGATGCCCTGGGCGGCAAGGTGGCCAACTTCTACAAAACCTTCCCCCTGAGCTATCCCTACACCGAGGCTCAGGAAACGGGCCTGGACAAGCTCATTGCCCAGGTGAAGGACAACAAGAAGGTCACAATTCTGACCGGCACCATCCTGGAGAAGTTCTCCGGTGCGCCCGGCCAGTACAAGGCCGAGCTCTCCAACGGCCAGACCCTGGACATCGGTTCCATGGTCCTGGCCACGGGTTGGGACCCGGGTGACACCAAGTACCTGGAACCCCTGGGTTACGGCGAGATCAAGAACGTGATCACCACCGCCGAGCTCGAAAAGATGGCCAAGGGCGGCGCTATCACCCGTCCTTCCGACAATAAGGTGCCCAAGAGCGTTGCTTTCCTGCTTAACACCTCCCTGTGCACCACAGTGGCCTGTCCGGCCGACGTGGCCCTGGAGTGCGACAAGGAAGGCGACGCCCCGCAGGATCCCCCGGCGCAGGCAGCCGAGGCTCCTGCCGAAGGAGAGGAGGCCGGTCCGGCTCCTTTCTGCGACCTGGAATCCCAGCGCCATCTGGCCTTGTCCTCCGAGCTGTCCACCCTGGTGGCGCTCAAGCAGGCCAACTATGTGGTCGAGAAGAACCCCGAGGCCGCGGCCTACATCTTCTACGACCACATGATGGTGCCAGGCATCAACGAGCGCTACTACAAGGCCGCCCAGGACAAGCCGGGCATCATGCTCAGCAAGGCCGACATCAAGGGCGTCAAATCCGGTTCGGGCGGCTCCGTGATCATCACAATGGCCAACACCCTGCTGGGCGAGTCCATTGAGATCGAGGCCGACCTGGTGGTTCTGCCCACCGCGTTGGTGCCCACCACGGCGCACAGCCCGGTGATCAATCTGGAGTATCGCCAGGGTCTGGCCTTCCCGGACCTGGGGCTCTTCGAAGGGTATGCGGATTCCAACTACATCTGCTTCCCCTACGAAACCCGCCGCACCGGCATCTACGCCGCCGGCGCGGTGCGCCAGCCCATGGGGCTGGCTCTGGCTGGCGACGACGCCATGGGCGCCGCGCTCAAGGCCATCCAGTGCGTGTCCAGCGCCAACAAGGGCGTCGCGGTGCACCCGCGCTCCGGCGACCGCAGCTACCCGGTGTTCAACTTCGTGCGTTGCACCCAGTGCAAACGCTGCACCGAGGAATGTCCGTTCGGCGCTCTCGATGACGATCCCAAGGGCACCCCGATGCCCAATCCCACGCGCTGCCGCCGCTGCGGCACCTGCATGGGCGCCTGTCCCGAGCGCGTCATCAGCTTCGACAACTACAACATCGACATGATCGGCTCCATGATCCGCGAGATGCAGGTGCCCCCGAAGATGGACGTGGGCGGCCCCCGCGTGCTCATCCTGGCCTGCGAGAACGACGCCTACCCGGCGCTCGACATGGCCGCCATGCGCAAGAAAGCCTGGAGTCCCTACGTGCGTGTCATTCCGGTGCGCTGCCTGGGTTCGGTCAACGCCATCTGGGTGGCCGACGCCATGTCCAAGGGCATCGACGGCGTGATGCTGCTCGGCTGCAAGTACGGCGACGACTACCAGTGCCACTTCGTCAAGGGTTCCGAGCTGTGCAACCGCCGCAAGGAGAACATCTCCGAGTCGCTCAACCGCCTGGGCGTTGAAGCCGAACGCGTTGACCAGCTCCAGGTGTCCATTGACGAGTACGACACCGTGCCCGACCTGATCGACGACTTCATGAAAATGATCACGAAATTGGGTCCCAACCCGTTCAAAGGATACTAG
- a CDS encoding adenylyl-sulfate reductase subunit alpha, which yields MPRIPMKEEAKGVALAEPEIVEKYVDMLLVGGGMGTCGTAYEAVRWMDKVGGNLSLMLLDKASLERSGAVAQGLSAINTYLGKNNADDYVRMVRTDLMGIVREDLIFDLGRHVDDSVHLFEEWGLPCWTKDEHGHNLDGAQSKAAGKSLRTGAEPVRSGRWQIMINGESYKCIVAEAAKNALGQDRYMERVFIVKLLLDANTPNRIAGAVGFSTRENKVYIFTCNAMVVACGGAVNVYKPRSTGEGMGRAWYPVWNAGSTYTMCAQAGAEMTMMENRFVPARFKDGYGPVGAWFLLFKAKATNSKGEDYCATNRAMLKPYEDRGYAKGHVIPTCLRNHMMLAEMRAGRGPIYMDTAGALQATFANLNAEQQKHLESEAWEDFLDMCVGQANLWAAMNIEPEKSGSEIMPTEPYLLGSHSGCCGIWASGPDEPWVPDEYKVKADNGKVYNRMTTVNGLWTCADGVGASGHKFSSGSHAEGRIVGKQMVRWCVDHKDFKPAIKEKAADLKKEIYQPWYTFEENKGISTDPIVNPKFISPKNFMMRLVKCSDEYGGGVGTLYTTSASLLGTGFKLLAMLEEDSKKLAARDLHELMRCWEQFHRLWTVRMHMQHIAFREESRYPGFYYRGDFPGLDDSKWKCFVNSKYDPATRETKVFKRPYIKIIPDA from the coding sequence ATGCCCCGTATTCCCATGAAAGAAGAGGCGAAGGGCGTTGCCCTCGCCGAACCGGAAATCGTCGAAAAATACGTGGACATGCTGCTGGTTGGCGGCGGCATGGGCACCTGCGGCACCGCTTATGAGGCCGTGCGCTGGATGGACAAGGTCGGCGGCAACCTGTCGCTGATGCTGTTGGACAAGGCCTCCCTCGAGCGTTCCGGCGCCGTGGCTCAGGGCCTCTCCGCCATCAATACCTACCTGGGCAAGAACAACGCCGACGACTACGTCCGCATGGTCCGCACCGACCTGATGGGCATCGTCCGCGAAGACTTGATCTTCGACCTGGGCCGTCACGTTGACGACTCCGTGCACCTGTTCGAGGAGTGGGGCCTGCCCTGCTGGACCAAGGACGAGCACGGCCACAACCTTGACGGCGCCCAGTCCAAGGCCGCTGGCAAGTCCCTGCGCACCGGCGCCGAGCCCGTCCGCTCCGGCCGCTGGCAGATCATGATCAACGGTGAGTCCTACAAGTGCATCGTGGCTGAAGCCGCGAAGAACGCCCTTGGCCAGGACCGCTACATGGAGCGCGTGTTCATCGTTAAGCTGCTGCTTGACGCCAACACCCCCAACCGCATCGCCGGCGCCGTGGGCTTCTCCACCCGCGAGAACAAGGTCTACATCTTCACCTGCAACGCCATGGTCGTAGCCTGCGGCGGCGCGGTGAACGTGTACAAGCCCCGCTCCACTGGCGAGGGTATGGGCCGCGCCTGGTACCCCGTTTGGAACGCCGGTTCCACCTACACCATGTGCGCTCAGGCCGGTGCTGAGATGACCATGATGGAAAACCGCTTCGTCCCCGCCCGCTTCAAGGACGGTTACGGACCGGTCGGCGCCTGGTTCCTGCTGTTCAAGGCCAAAGCCACCAACTCCAAGGGTGAAGACTACTGCGCCACCAACCGCGCCATGCTGAAGCCCTACGAGGATCGCGGCTACGCCAAGGGTCACGTTATCCCGACCTGCCTGCGTAACCACATGATGCTCGCCGAAATGCGCGCCGGCCGCGGCCCCATCTACATGGACACCGCGGGCGCTCTGCAGGCCACCTTCGCCAACCTGAATGCCGAGCAGCAGAAGCACCTCGAGTCCGAGGCGTGGGAAGACTTCCTCGACATGTGCGTTGGCCAGGCCAACCTGTGGGCCGCCATGAACATCGAGCCTGAGAAGTCCGGCTCCGAGATCATGCCCACCGAGCCTTACCTGCTCGGCTCCCACTCCGGCTGCTGCGGCATCTGGGCCTCCGGTCCCGACGAGCCGTGGGTTCCCGACGAGTACAAGGTCAAAGCTGACAACGGTAAGGTCTACAACCGTATGACCACCGTTAACGGCCTCTGGACCTGCGCTGACGGCGTTGGCGCCTCGGGCCACAAGTTCTCCTCCGGCTCCCACGCTGAAGGCCGCATCGTCGGCAAGCAGATGGTGCGCTGGTGTGTTGACCACAAGGACTTCAAGCCCGCTATCAAAGAGAAGGCCGCTGATCTGAAGAAGGAAATCTACCAGCCTTGGTATACCTTCGAAGAGAACAAGGGCATCTCCACCGACCCCATCGTCAACCCGAAGTTCATCTCTCCCAAGAACTTCATGATGCGCCTCGTGAAGTGCTCCGACGAGTACGGCGGAGGCGTTGGCACCCTGTACACCACCTCCGCTTCCCTGCTGGGCACCGGCTTCAAGCTGCTGGCCATGCTGGAAGAGGACTCCAAGAAGCTGGCCGCCCGCGACCTGCACGAACTGATGCGCTGCTGGGAGCAGTTCCACCGCCTGTGGACCGTTCGCATGCACATGCAGCACATCGCCTTCCGTGAAGAGTCCCGTTACCCCGGCTTCTACTACCGTGGTGACTTCCCGGGCCTGGACGACAGCAAGTGGAAGTGCTTCGTGAACTCGAAGTACGACCCTGCCACCCGCGAGACCAAGGTCTTCAAGCGTCCTTACATCAAGATCATCCCCGACGCCTAA